A single Aminobacterium mobile DSM 12262 DNA region contains:
- a CDS encoding sodium ion-translocating decarboxylase subunit beta, whose translation MGNFVEGVMALSFQQITMIGIGSFLIYLAVVKEYEPTLLLPMGFGTILVNIPLTSALTQMVAGKVHVGALTLLFDVGIATELFPLLIFIAIGAMIDFSPLLQSPLTAVFGLVAQAGIFLTLGLALLMGFDLNEAAAIGIIGAADGPTSIYVASRFAPHLLGPVSVAAYSYMALVPLIQPPIIRLLTTTRERKIPMTYLEKPVSRGAKILFPVIVTIVAGILVPASVSLIGFLMFGNLLRESGVVDRLAQGAQNELANIVTILLGLAISATLTADRFLQPSTLLILGMGLVAFVLDTAVGVLSARLLNCFLKTKLNPIIGAAGISAFPMAARVAQKIANKEDKTCFILMPAVAANVSGQIGSVLAGGLLIAMLS comes from the coding sequence ATGGGAAATTTTGTGGAAGGGGTTATGGCCCTGTCTTTTCAGCAGATCACCATGATCGGGATTGGGTCTTTCCTTATCTATCTTGCTGTAGTAAAGGAATATGAGCCAACATTGTTGTTACCCATGGGTTTTGGAACGATTCTTGTCAATATTCCACTTACATCAGCTTTAACTCAAATGGTGGCTGGTAAAGTTCATGTAGGTGCACTCACCCTCCTTTTCGACGTGGGTATTGCTACAGAACTATTTCCTCTCCTTATCTTTATAGCTATAGGGGCAATGATTGATTTCTCTCCGCTTTTGCAATCTCCTCTTACAGCAGTTTTCGGTTTAGTAGCCCAAGCTGGAATTTTTCTCACACTAGGGTTAGCTCTCCTGATGGGCTTCGATCTAAACGAAGCTGCTGCTATAGGGATTATTGGCGCGGCTGACGGCCCCACTTCAATTTATGTGGCCTCTCGTTTCGCCCCTCATCTTTTAGGGCCTGTTTCTGTGGCAGCGTACTCGTATATGGCTCTAGTTCCCCTCATACAGCCTCCTATTATTCGTTTACTCACTACGACGCGGGAGCGAAAAATACCCATGACGTATTTAGAAAAGCCGGTTTCTAGAGGGGCAAAGATTCTTTTCCCCGTAATCGTTACTATTGTAGCTGGTATATTGGTGCCAGCCTCTGTATCTCTTATTGGTTTCCTTATGTTCGGCAACCTTTTGCGAGAGAGCGGCGTGGTAGATCGTTTGGCCCAAGGAGCTCAGAATGAACTTGCTAATATTGTAACTATCCTGTTGGGTCTAGCTATCTCAGCAACGCTTACCGCTGATCGTTTCCTTCAGCCATCGACTCTCTTGATTTTAGGTATGGGACTCGTTGCTTTTGTTCTTGATACAGCAGTAGGCGTGCTGTCGGCTCGATTATTGAACTGCTTTCTCAAAACTAAGCTTAATCCTATAATTGGAGCGGCGGGCATTTCTGCTTTTCCTATGGCAGCCAGAGTGGCACAAAAGATAGCAAATAAAGAGGACAAAACTTGTTTTATTCTTATGCCTGCGGTAGCTGCCAATGTTTCTGGACAAATTGGTTCTGTTTTAGCAGGTGGACTTTTAATTGCCATGTTAAGTTAA
- a CDS encoding archease — MPWKEIEHTADVGFEVKAASLDELFLEAALALYALGYGETEELRENYEKRKEILQIEGIDLEELVVSWLNELIFIVETRHVLFVPTSVHVIAEPLHITVEGVLSERHGVRLPVKSATYGGLVIRRYPDPFLRIFLDV, encoded by the coding sequence ATGCCTTGGAAAGAAATAGAACACACAGCAGATGTAGGTTTTGAAGTGAAAGCCGCTTCTCTTGACGAACTTTTTTTAGAAGCAGCTCTTGCTTTGTATGCATTAGGTTATGGAGAGACGGAGGAACTGAGGGAAAACTATGAGAAAAGGAAGGAAATTTTACAAATAGAGGGTATAGATCTTGAAGAGTTAGTGGTTTCGTGGCTCAATGAGCTTATTTTCATAGTGGAAACACGTCATGTTCTCTTTGTGCCCACATCTGTTCATGTTATAGCAGAGCCCCTTCATATCACAGTAGAAGGAGTTTTGTCTGAGAGACACGGAGTACGTCTTCCTGTGAAATCTGCTACATATGGAGGGTTGGTTATCCGAAGATACCCCGATCCCTTTCTTCGGATTTTTTTGGATGTATAG
- a CDS encoding RtcB family protein: MKGSLTRMDDVRLLLGREAQDGMRVPGLIYADKYIESMLEEENALLQVANVACLPGIIGYSFAMPDIHWGYGFPIGGVAAFDVDEGIISPGGVGYDISCGVRLLSSSLVVTDVTNVMDQLLPALFSAVPCGVGSSSRQKLSDRDLEKVLTDGARWAVKAGYGIESDLDHTEENGCLEGALPSVVSNRAKERGRTQLGTLGSGNHFLEIQVVDEVFDEREASKLGLKTGCITVMIHCGSRGLGHQVCDDYLKVMRRAMERYHIIVPDRQLCCAPIKSEEGEKYLGAMKAAANFALVNRHMIADAVRHVFTAFFPKVPLHTVYDVSHNIAHIETHEWEGHRKELCVHRKGATRAFQGQPVLIPGSMGTASYVLVGTRQAEIETFASTCHGAGRVLSRNEAVKRARGQDLFKVLSERGISVMAESPRTLGEEMPEAYKDVSNVVDVVQEAGISLKVAKLRPLAVIKG; the protein is encoded by the coding sequence ATGAAAGGATCCTTGACGAGAATGGATGACGTCCGTCTCCTTCTCGGACGCGAGGCGCAAGATGGGATGAGGGTGCCAGGGCTTATTTACGCTGATAAATATATAGAATCCATGCTTGAAGAGGAAAATGCTCTTCTACAAGTTGCCAATGTTGCATGTCTTCCAGGTATTATCGGATATAGTTTCGCTATGCCTGATATCCATTGGGGATATGGTTTCCCAATTGGCGGGGTTGCTGCTTTCGACGTGGATGAAGGAATTATTTCTCCCGGTGGTGTCGGCTACGATATTTCCTGTGGAGTTCGTCTTCTCAGCTCTAGTCTCGTTGTGACAGATGTTACGAACGTAATGGATCAATTGTTGCCTGCTCTTTTCTCCGCAGTACCTTGTGGAGTGGGGTCTAGCAGCAGGCAGAAGCTGTCAGATAGAGATTTGGAAAAGGTCCTTACAGACGGTGCCCGTTGGGCTGTGAAGGCTGGATATGGGATTGAGAGCGATCTGGACCACACAGAGGAGAATGGCTGTTTAGAAGGAGCTCTTCCTTCAGTAGTATCGAATCGAGCCAAAGAACGAGGTCGAACTCAGTTGGGGACTTTAGGATCTGGGAACCATTTTTTAGAAATTCAAGTAGTAGACGAAGTTTTTGACGAGAGAGAGGCTTCAAAATTAGGTTTAAAAACAGGGTGTATTACGGTGATGATTCACTGCGGAAGTAGAGGATTGGGGCATCAGGTATGTGATGACTATCTTAAGGTTATGAGGCGTGCCATGGAGCGTTACCATATAATTGTCCCTGACCGCCAACTCTGTTGCGCTCCTATAAAGTCGGAGGAGGGGGAAAAATATTTGGGAGCTATGAAAGCGGCGGCTAATTTTGCTTTGGTAAATCGCCATATGATAGCAGATGCGGTGCGTCATGTTTTTACAGCATTTTTCCCCAAAGTACCTCTTCACACTGTTTATGATGTAAGTCATAACATAGCCCACATTGAAACTCATGAATGGGAAGGGCATCGAAAAGAACTTTGCGTTCATCGTAAGGGGGCTACAAGAGCTTTTCAAGGACAACCGGTTCTTATTCCGGGAAGTATGGGGACAGCAAGCTACGTCCTTGTGGGAACTCGACAAGCAGAGATAGAGACTTTTGCATCTACATGCCATGGTGCTGGAAGGGTCTTGAGTAGAAATGAAGCAGTGAAAAGAGCACGAGGGCAAGATCTTTTCAAAGTCTTATCAGAACGGGGAATATCCGTAATGGCTGAAAGTCCTCGAACCCTAGGGGAAGAGATGCCGGAAGCATATAAAGATGTGTCGAATGTTGTAGATGTTGTTCAAGAAGCTGGCATCAGTTTAAAGGTGGCAAAACTTCGCCCCCTAGCTGTGATAAAAGGATAG
- a CDS encoding formate--tetrahydrofolate ligase — MLSDIEIARSAKLKPIVEVASQLGIGEDELELYGKYKAKVTYSLWDRIKDCQDGKLILVTAITPTPAGEGKTTTTVGLGQGLAKLGKRVSIALREPSLGPSFGVKGGAAGGGYSQVVPMEEINLHFTGDLHAITAAHNLLAALLDNHIQQGNVLNIDPRRIVFRRVMDLNERALRNVIIGLGGKANGVPRESGFDITVASEVMAILCLSGSIRELKERLSQIVVGYTYEGMAVTAGDLNAQGSMAVLLKDALKPNLVQTLEHVPAFVHGGPFANIAHGCNSLQATKYGLKLSDYFITEAGFGADLGAEKFFDIKCRIGGLRPSAVVIVATVRALKMHGGVAKSELTKENVEALGKGIPNLEKHIENMQSFGLPVVVAINRFPTDTELELALVEERCSALGVSVSLSEIWAKGGEGGLDLAKRVMEATEKPNTFHYLYKETESPKVKIEKIAKEMYGAKSVAYTAQAEKDLEEIHRLGKDELLVCMAKTQASISDNPSLIGRPEGFELTVREVRLSAGAGFMIPITGSIMTMPGLPKVPAAMKIDVDDEGNITGLF; from the coding sequence ATGCTGAGTGATATAGAGATAGCACGAAGCGCAAAGCTGAAGCCCATAGTTGAAGTAGCATCGCAGCTGGGGATAGGAGAAGACGAGCTGGAGTTGTATGGGAAGTACAAGGCGAAGGTGACGTACAGTCTCTGGGATCGAATCAAGGATTGTCAGGATGGGAAGCTCATCTTGGTAACAGCCATCACTCCTACGCCAGCAGGAGAAGGGAAGACGACCACAACGGTGGGGTTGGGTCAGGGATTGGCGAAGCTTGGCAAGCGAGTGAGCATAGCTCTCCGGGAACCGTCGCTTGGTCCGAGTTTTGGAGTGAAGGGAGGAGCGGCAGGAGGAGGTTACTCTCAAGTAGTTCCCATGGAAGAGATCAACCTTCATTTCACGGGAGATCTTCATGCCATTACAGCGGCTCATAACCTTCTGGCAGCGCTTCTGGACAACCATATCCAGCAGGGCAACGTTCTGAACATAGATCCTCGTCGAATAGTGTTTCGTCGTGTAATGGATCTGAACGAACGAGCTCTTCGGAACGTGATCATCGGCCTAGGAGGGAAGGCGAACGGAGTTCCCCGTGAGTCTGGATTCGACATAACGGTGGCCTCAGAAGTGATGGCGATTTTATGTTTATCAGGGAGCATTCGAGAGCTGAAGGAGCGTCTTTCCCAGATAGTTGTAGGGTATACATACGAAGGGATGGCAGTGACGGCAGGGGATCTGAACGCCCAAGGCTCCATGGCAGTGCTGTTGAAGGATGCGTTGAAGCCGAATTTGGTTCAGACCCTAGAGCATGTTCCGGCCTTTGTTCACGGCGGTCCTTTCGCGAACATCGCTCATGGTTGTAACAGCCTTCAGGCGACGAAATATGGCTTGAAACTCTCAGACTACTTTATTACCGAGGCAGGTTTTGGAGCGGATCTTGGGGCAGAGAAGTTTTTCGACATTAAGTGTCGCATCGGAGGTTTGCGTCCGTCGGCGGTTGTGATAGTAGCGACGGTACGAGCGTTGAAGATGCACGGTGGCGTGGCGAAGAGCGAACTGACGAAAGAGAACGTCGAAGCTTTGGGGAAGGGTATACCGAACCTGGAGAAGCATATAGAAAACATGCAGAGTTTTGGCTTGCCGGTAGTGGTTGCGATCAACCGTTTTCCCACCGATACAGAGTTGGAACTTGCGTTGGTGGAAGAGCGTTGCAGTGCTCTTGGAGTCTCAGTCTCGCTGTCGGAGATTTGGGCGAAGGGTGGGGAGGGGGGCCTTGATCTTGCGAAACGAGTCATGGAGGCGACAGAGAAGCCGAATACGTTCCATTACCTGTATAAAGAGACAGAGAGCCCGAAGGTGAAGATCGAGAAGATAGCGAAGGAGATGTACGGAGCGAAGAGCGTAGCGTACACCGCTCAGGCTGAGAAAGACCTGGAGGAGATTCATCGATTGGGGAAGGACGAACTGCTGGTGTGCATGGCAAAGACCCAGGCGTCCATATCGGACAACCCATCTCTTATCGGTCGTCCGGAAGGTTTCGAGTTGACGGTCCGGGAGGTTCGTCTTTCTGCCGGAGCAGGCTTTATGATCCCCATAACGGGTTCAATTATGACCATGCCAGGCTTGCCGAAGGTGCCGGCAGCCATGAAGATAGACGTAGACGACGAGGGAAATATTACTGGTTTGTTCTAG
- the folD gene encoding bifunctional methylenetetrahydrofolate dehydrogenase/methenyltetrahydrofolate cyclohydrolase FolD, whose amino-acid sequence MKAQILDGKKVAEEVRAAIKKEVDEIKSKGGHIPGLAVVLVGENPASKVYVGQKEKKCKEVGFNSFLHKLPVSTTEGELLKLIETLNNDKAVDGILVQLPLPQQIDSDKVLKTIDPSKDVDGFHPMNMGYLVTGLPAVHPCTPKGIMYLLDAYGIEIEGKHAVVVGRSNIVGKPIAHLLLDRNATVTICHSRTKDLGAITRQADIIVAAVGRPRMITGSMVKEGAVVVDVGINRLEEGLVGDVDFKTVGDVASWITPVPGGVGPLTIAMLLKNTLEAGRKSER is encoded by the coding sequence ATGAAAGCTCAGATATTGGATGGGAAAAAAGTAGCAGAGGAAGTACGGGCTGCCATAAAAAAGGAAGTAGATGAAATAAAATCAAAGGGAGGGCACATTCCCGGCTTAGCCGTGGTTCTTGTAGGCGAGAATCCAGCTTCGAAGGTTTATGTGGGTCAGAAAGAAAAAAAATGTAAAGAAGTGGGATTCAACTCTTTTCTTCATAAGCTTCCGGTAAGCACTACAGAAGGAGAGCTCTTGAAGCTCATCGAAACCCTTAACAATGATAAGGCTGTAGATGGTATTCTTGTTCAACTTCCCTTGCCTCAGCAGATCGATAGCGATAAGGTTCTCAAAACCATTGACCCGTCGAAGGATGTAGATGGTTTCCACCCCATGAATATGGGGTATCTTGTCACCGGACTTCCTGCAGTGCATCCCTGTACGCCGAAAGGCATTATGTATCTCCTTGATGCTTATGGAATCGAAATAGAAGGGAAACATGCTGTAGTGGTAGGGCGAAGCAATATTGTAGGCAAACCCATCGCTCATCTCCTTCTTGACCGAAACGCTACAGTGACTATCTGTCATAGCAGAACGAAAGATCTGGGAGCTATTACTCGTCAGGCAGATATTATTGTAGCAGCCGTAGGTCGTCCTCGTATGATTACAGGCTCTATGGTGAAAGAAGGAGCTGTAGTTGTGGACGTGGGCATTAATCGTCTTGAGGAAGGATTGGTAGGAGACGTAGATTTTAAAACTGTAGGAGATGTGGCTTCTTGGATTACGCCAGTTCCGGGTGGTGTTGGGCCTCTTACCATCGCGATGTTGCTTAAGAATACATTGGAAGCTGGCCGAAAAAGCGAGAGGTAG
- a CDS encoding helix-turn-helix domain-containing protein, which translates to MPAIRTLQTLSSFSLLAGNSALDKEVGRVVLLDDVIVGGFFCSSDSLVVGVWPSESRFSGLCLSSVLAIIQNGVGGIVFQGEIPSELEEAANTFSTPLFSIPQNHTLLNVLFALETEFRKAETLHSSFSPFADILLNDGDFERILWALREQIHCGVAYKDLIHKQLFVASFSEEFKEHVKIYPLKEIIRLHQHMEVRVGGVLSGYLVLNRSSRSDRKISFLEMSALENAVIAVKLSIEKQLSAQRVERNYIDEFVRDLIYNKIQRKEELESRARTFSWNPVNGVVVVVVEVEALDGAAGEREFQVFFSTIRSKFQAFFPKSIYTMLTKSVVFLISPPDPDNEEKTLQTNIVKVAEHLNEEAAKELRCEITVAVGGYKTDPLSIHDSYREAVRALRVARLATFSQEVVFWENLGGMKLLSMVSQSQEAETFCQSILRDLIEYDKSTNGELLQTLRVLNKNNWNVKRASEVMKFHYNTIKYRNKKICELLNFNPDNSDQRFDIALALKLYDLGSFNE; encoded by the coding sequence TTGCCTGCCATACGTACACTTCAAACATTGTCAAGTTTCTCTCTTCTTGCTGGAAATTCTGCCCTCGATAAGGAGGTTGGAAGAGTTGTACTTCTTGATGATGTTATAGTCGGGGGGTTTTTTTGCTCTTCTGATTCTCTTGTTGTTGGAGTGTGGCCCAGCGAGTCACGTTTTTCAGGTCTTTGTTTGTCTTCCGTTCTTGCTATTATTCAAAATGGCGTCGGGGGAATTGTTTTTCAAGGAGAGATTCCTTCAGAGCTTGAAGAAGCAGCAAATACTTTTTCTACGCCTTTATTTTCTATTCCCCAAAACCATACGTTATTAAACGTTCTTTTTGCTCTCGAGACAGAGTTTCGAAAAGCTGAAACGCTTCACTCTTCCTTTTCACCCTTTGCCGATATCCTTCTCAATGACGGCGATTTTGAAAGAATTCTTTGGGCTTTGCGAGAGCAGATACATTGTGGTGTTGCCTATAAAGATCTTATCCATAAACAGCTTTTCGTAGCATCTTTTTCGGAAGAATTTAAAGAACATGTAAAAATATATCCCTTAAAAGAGATAATTCGCCTTCACCAACATATGGAGGTCCGTGTTGGTGGCGTGCTGAGCGGCTATCTTGTTCTTAACCGTTCAAGCCGTTCCGACAGGAAAATTTCTTTTTTAGAAATGTCTGCTCTAGAGAATGCCGTTATAGCAGTAAAGCTTTCTATAGAGAAACAACTTTCTGCTCAAAGGGTGGAGCGAAACTATATTGATGAGTTTGTACGAGATCTTATTTATAACAAAATACAGAGGAAGGAAGAACTTGAAAGTCGGGCTCGCACTTTTTCTTGGAATCCTGTCAATGGTGTTGTTGTAGTGGTGGTAGAAGTAGAAGCTCTTGATGGAGCGGCTGGAGAACGTGAGTTTCAGGTCTTTTTTTCCACTATTAGGTCGAAGTTTCAGGCTTTTTTCCCAAAATCGATTTATACCATGTTGACAAAGTCTGTTGTTTTCCTTATCTCCCCTCCAGATCCAGATAACGAGGAAAAAACCCTACAAACAAATATAGTAAAAGTAGCGGAACACCTTAATGAAGAAGCAGCTAAAGAGTTACGTTGCGAAATTACTGTCGCCGTTGGCGGATACAAAACTGACCCTCTTAGTATCCACGATAGTTATCGCGAAGCAGTTCGAGCCCTTCGTGTGGCTAGGTTAGCTACGTTTTCCCAAGAAGTTGTTTTTTGGGAAAACCTGGGCGGGATGAAGCTCCTTTCCATGGTGTCTCAGAGTCAGGAGGCAGAGACCTTTTGTCAGAGCATACTAAGAGACCTTATCGAATATGATAAATCTACGAATGGAGAGCTTCTTCAAACGCTTAGGGTCCTTAACAAGAATAATTGGAACGTGAAACGCGCTTCGGAAGTTATGAAGTTTCACTATAACACCATAAAATATCGAAACAAAAAAATATGTGAACTTCTCAATTTTAATCCTGATAACAGTGATCAACGTTTTGATATTGCCCTTGCGTTAAAACTTTATGATCTCGGATCTTTTAACGAATAG
- a CDS encoding M20 family metallopeptidase: protein MTQRQDDAYSRAIEILQQLIRIRTFQPSGDEKDAALFVSSLFPDNKVEKKIISHGNNRASLVITIPGADRNRGIAITGHLDTIPAGDVRDWTYSPFGAVVVDGCVYGRGAADMKGGVTSMILAALTLLKENITPKVDVVFCFTADEEVGGMGANALLGGGFLNKVEEVLIIKPTDERVGLAERGAIWLRIRTWGTSSHAAMADAQTNALSTFNKITNLISELFSGEKKHDLLGRSTCVVTSLQAESDLFNVVPHYVEGTLDIRTLPSVDHSLLLQKIYKATESMEKDNSPIHVSVEVVNNRPPVGMDESAPLVQSLQKIYSELEMPWEKTGINYFTDASILIPSLGVPFAILGPGDDMFFHQPDEYVRMDSVIRMAHVLAHYAKSRR from the coding sequence ATGACGCAAAGGCAAGATGATGCTTATAGTAGGGCGATAGAAATACTTCAGCAGTTGATTCGCATCCGTACTTTCCAGCCTTCTGGAGATGAAAAGGACGCAGCTCTTTTTGTCTCTTCTTTGTTCCCTGACAATAAAGTTGAAAAGAAAATAATCAGCCATGGAAATAACCGAGCCTCGTTGGTGATTACCATCCCTGGAGCAGATCGGAATCGCGGTATTGCCATTACAGGACATTTAGACACGATTCCGGCCGGAGATGTGCGAGATTGGACCTATTCTCCTTTTGGCGCGGTCGTAGTGGATGGCTGTGTTTATGGTCGGGGAGCTGCGGATATGAAAGGCGGAGTCACGTCCATGATTTTAGCGGCCCTGACCCTTTTAAAGGAAAACATAACGCCGAAAGTAGACGTTGTGTTCTGTTTTACAGCAGATGAAGAGGTAGGGGGTATGGGGGCCAACGCCCTGTTAGGGGGCGGATTCCTCAATAAGGTAGAAGAAGTTCTGATCATTAAGCCTACAGATGAAAGAGTTGGCCTAGCAGAGAGGGGCGCTATTTGGCTTCGGATAAGAACGTGGGGGACCTCTTCCCATGCTGCTATGGCAGATGCCCAGACGAATGCTCTCTCTACATTTAACAAGATTACAAATCTCATATCAGAACTTTTTAGTGGCGAGAAAAAACACGACCTTCTCGGCCGTTCTACATGTGTAGTTACCTCACTACAAGCTGAAAGTGATTTGTTTAATGTTGTTCCTCATTATGTAGAAGGGACGCTAGATATCAGAACCCTCCCGAGTGTGGATCATTCCCTGTTATTGCAGAAAATTTATAAAGCGACGGAATCTATGGAAAAGGACAATAGTCCCATCCATGTTTCTGTAGAGGTGGTAAACAATAGACCTCCTGTAGGGATGGATGAAAGTGCTCCGTTAGTGCAATCTCTACAAAAAATTTATTCTGAATTGGAAATGCCATGGGAAAAGACTGGTATCAATTATTTTACAGATGCCTCGATCCTCATCCCTTCTTTAGGAGTACCTTTTGCTATTTTGGGGCCTGGCGATGACATGTTCTTTCACCAGCCAGACGAATATGTTCGAATGGACTCTGTCATACGTATGGCACACGTTTTGGCGCATTACGCGAAGAGTAGAAGATAG
- a CDS encoding TRAP transporter small permease: MSFFNMLDSLCERFEKFVVSWSIIIMALVAIINVIGRNLFQHSLTWAEEVTQFTIVWVTFVGTSYAARIGAHIRMSALSDVLGPRGRKILMIIISAGTAVLMFYLSWYAYLYVAKLAEIKKQTLGLHIPLYLIMLWVPVGFVMTGIQYVLAVIKNLKSEDVYLSASVLEGHAEDEQSFDF; encoded by the coding sequence GTGAGTTTTTTTAATATGCTAGATAGTCTTTGTGAGCGTTTTGAGAAGTTTGTCGTATCGTGGAGCATTATCATAATGGCTCTTGTTGCCATTATCAACGTGATCGGAAGAAACCTTTTTCAACATAGCCTTACTTGGGCAGAAGAAGTAACACAGTTCACCATCGTATGGGTTACTTTTGTGGGAACCAGTTATGCTGCCAGAATAGGAGCCCACATTAGGATGTCAGCTTTATCGGATGTTCTTGGGCCGAGAGGGCGAAAAATTTTGATGATTATTATTTCAGCTGGCACAGCCGTCCTGATGTTCTATCTCAGTTGGTATGCCTACCTCTATGTGGCTAAACTTGCTGAAATTAAGAAGCAGACCTTGGGGCTTCATATCCCGCTTTACTTAATTATGTTATGGGTTCCCGTAGGTTTTGTAATGACCGGGATTCAATATGTGTTGGCCGTTATTAAAAATCTGAAATCTGAAGATGTTTATCTCTCTGCTTCAGTGCTCGAAGGCCACGCTGAGGACGAACAGTCCTTCGACTTTTAG
- a CDS encoding TRAP transporter large permease, with protein MLLTLVGTMVILLLLGFPMMVPLAAGAFLTLVTQFPGVNPSMLIQQLIGGVQPISLTAVPMFIFAADIMTSGQIADRLVNVVVKFVGHKRGGLPIATATACTLFGAVSGSTQATVVAIGGPLRPMLLDAGYSSTFSTALIINAAEIALLIPPSIYMIVYGVVGGASVGELFIAGVGPGLLILLFFSVYCWFISKKENGMPRATWHERWVAFKEAILGFTFPVIIFGGIYSGVFSPTEAAAVSVLYAFVLEFFIYKSIKLSDIPRLALRTGVVTAIVFILIAVGQAFSWTVSFARIPNLILPPLLGETPSVVRILSVLSIAYFIGCMFVDPIVVIMILTPIFKPAIMASGLDNVLVGTIVTLQAAIGSSTPPFGCNIFTAIAIFKQKYTDVVRGVPPFIFMLILVSILLVLFPQIALFLRDLAVAQ; from the coding sequence ATGTTACTTACTCTCGTAGGAACAATGGTTATATTGTTGTTGCTAGGTTTCCCGATGATGGTTCCCTTGGCGGCAGGAGCTTTTTTAACACTTGTGACGCAGTTCCCAGGGGTAAATCCGTCAATGCTAATTCAACAGCTTATCGGAGGAGTACAGCCTATTTCTCTTACAGCTGTTCCTATGTTTATCTTTGCTGCGGACATTATGACATCAGGGCAAATTGCTGATCGTCTCGTCAATGTTGTTGTAAAGTTTGTAGGCCACAAAAGGGGAGGTCTCCCTATCGCGACAGCAACTGCATGTACCCTGTTCGGAGCAGTGTCAGGGTCAACGCAGGCAACGGTTGTAGCTATCGGCGGCCCTCTACGCCCCATGTTACTTGATGCCGGATACTCTTCTACATTTTCCACTGCTTTGATTATTAATGCGGCAGAAATAGCCCTTCTTATACCACCGAGCATTTACATGATTGTTTACGGTGTCGTAGGAGGAGCGTCTGTTGGAGAACTTTTTATTGCAGGTGTGGGCCCTGGCCTTTTGATCCTCCTCTTTTTTTCGGTATACTGTTGGTTTATCTCGAAGAAAGAAAATGGAATGCCCCGTGCTACATGGCATGAACGTTGGGTAGCTTTCAAGGAAGCTATTTTAGGCTTTACCTTTCCCGTTATTATTTTCGGAGGAATTTACTCTGGCGTTTTCAGCCCGACAGAAGCCGCTGCAGTTTCAGTCCTTTATGCTTTCGTGCTGGAATTTTTTATCTATAAATCCATTAAGTTGTCGGATATTCCTCGACTAGCGCTAAGAACTGGTGTCGTGACGGCGATCGTTTTTATTCTTATCGCAGTTGGGCAGGCTTTTTCGTGGACTGTTTCCTTCGCGAGAATCCCGAATCTTATACTACCACCTCTTCTGGGAGAAACACCTTCTGTTGTCCGGATCCTTTCTGTCTTAAGTATTGCTTACTTTATAGGGTGTATGTTTGTTGATCCTATAGTTGTCATTATGATACTTACTCCTATTTTCAAGCCTGCCATTATGGCTTCAGGATTGGATAACGTACTTGTAGGAACCATCGTAACATTACAGGCTGCCATTGGTTCTTCTACGCCACCTTTCGGCTGCAATATTTTTACGGCAATTGCTATTTTTAAGCAAAAATACACAGATGTTGTTCGTGGAGTTCCACCCTTCATATTTATGTTGATACTCGTGTCTATTCTGCTCGTATTATTCCCTCAGATAGCTCTCTTCTTGAGGGATCTGGCGGTGGCTCAGTAA